A genomic window from Streptomyces brevispora includes:
- a CDS encoding SDR family NAD(P)-dependent oxidoreductase, with protein sequence MRLEEGRTAVVTGAASGIGLAMARRFAAEGLNVVLADVEEGALDRAAGELRADGARVLARVVDVSERDSVQALAEAAYDTFGAVHVLCNNAGVGSGAEGRMWEHEPNDWKWAFAVNVWGVFHGIQAFVPRMLADGAPGHVVNTSSGDGGIAPLPTASVYAVTKSAVVTMTESLYAHLRAENAAIGASVLFPGPHMLRTGLWESHRNRPERYAKERPRRTPYRSLGQWESAMKSAGHEVEFTPVEDVAATVVDGIRADRFWMLPDSEHSDRQIRARSQSMLDRSNPSYLESFILD encoded by the coding sequence ATGAGGCTGGAGGAGGGCCGGACCGCCGTCGTCACCGGGGCCGCGAGCGGAATCGGTCTCGCGATGGCACGCCGATTCGCGGCCGAGGGGCTGAACGTCGTGCTCGCCGATGTGGAGGAGGGCGCGCTCGACCGGGCCGCCGGTGAACTCCGCGCGGACGGGGCACGGGTGCTGGCCAGGGTCGTCGACGTCAGCGAACGCGACTCCGTACAGGCGCTCGCCGAAGCCGCGTACGACACCTTCGGTGCCGTGCACGTGCTGTGCAACAACGCCGGGGTCGGATCGGGCGCCGAGGGCCGGATGTGGGAGCACGAACCGAACGACTGGAAGTGGGCCTTCGCGGTCAACGTGTGGGGTGTCTTCCACGGCATCCAGGCCTTCGTGCCGCGCATGCTCGCGGACGGCGCCCCCGGCCATGTCGTCAACACCTCCTCCGGCGACGGCGGGATCGCCCCGCTGCCCACCGCCTCCGTGTACGCGGTCACCAAGTCCGCCGTCGTCACCATGACCGAATCGCTGTACGCGCACCTGCGGGCGGAGAACGCGGCGATCGGCGCCTCGGTCCTCTTCCCCGGCCCGCACATGCTGCGCACCGGACTGTGGGAGTCCCACCGCAACCGCCCCGAGCGCTACGCCAAGGAGCGCCCGCGCCGGACCCCGTACCGCAGCCTCGGCCAGTGGGAGAGCGCGATGAAGTCGGCGGGCCACGAGGTGGAGTTCACCCCCGTGGAGGACGTCGCCGCGACCGTCGTGGACGGCATCCGCGCCGACCGTTTCTGGATGCTGCCGGACAGCGAGCACAGCGACCGGCAGATCCGCGCCAGGTCGCAGTCGATGCTCGACCGGTCCAACCCGTCGTACCTGGAGAGCTTCATACTCGACTGA
- a CDS encoding acetoacetate decarboxylase family protein — translation MARVRYGARTEAEIAASREARSRLPDIWSTGVTALWESDPDAVAAVLPPPLKPSGRPLVRASISKVDLPGYPLGAGSVAVAAVHDGHEGWYPLVMPMTHERALTGGREVFGEPKKLGEVSVERDGLVVRARLVRHGIAFVEIRGAVGEPLPLPEPVTKLDFYFKFLPAVDGEGFDSGPVLIHCTRNEKFRRLERITGDVVLRESMYDPVADLPVRRLIELTIGEKTSDQQGRAVERVSADALLPYVHQRYDDPQQIHDGPPEGSVR, via the coding sequence ATGGCACGTGTACGGTACGGCGCGCGCACCGAGGCCGAGATCGCGGCATCCCGCGAGGCCCGCTCCAGGCTCCCCGACATCTGGTCGACCGGCGTCACCGCCCTCTGGGAGAGCGACCCCGACGCGGTGGCGGCCGTCCTGCCGCCGCCCCTGAAACCCTCCGGGCGCCCGCTCGTCCGGGCCAGTATCAGCAAGGTCGACCTCCCGGGCTATCCGCTCGGCGCGGGCTCCGTCGCCGTCGCCGCCGTCCACGACGGGCACGAGGGCTGGTATCCGCTGGTCATGCCGATGACCCACGAACGGGCGCTGACCGGCGGCCGCGAGGTGTTCGGCGAACCGAAGAAGCTCGGCGAGGTGAGCGTCGAACGCGACGGCCTTGTCGTCCGGGCCCGGCTTGTCCGCCACGGCATCGCCTTCGTCGAGATCCGCGGCGCGGTCGGCGAACCGCTCCCGCTGCCCGAACCGGTCACCAAGCTCGACTTCTACTTCAAGTTCCTGCCCGCCGTGGACGGCGAGGGCTTCGACTCCGGACCCGTACTGATCCACTGCACCCGGAACGAGAAGTTCCGCAGACTGGAGCGGATCACCGGCGACGTGGTGCTGCGCGAGTCCATGTACGACCCGGTCGCCGACCTCCCCGTCCGCAGGCTGATCGAACTCACCATCGGCGAGAAGACCAGCGACCAGCAGGGCAGGGCCGTGGAGCGGGTCAGCGCCGACGCGCTGCTGCCGTACGTCCACCAGCGCTACGACGATCCGCAGCAGATCCACGACGGCCCGCCCGAAGGGAGCGTCCGATGA
- a CDS encoding TetR/AcrR family transcriptional regulator, with protein sequence MARSALTREEVLVTAAGLVRQHGPQSLTMRSLATELGTAVTSIYWHVGNRESLLDALVERTVQEMGTLRPTGRAPAARIVSVARGLRRELRARPHLIAMVHERGLTERMFLPAQQALVHEVHAAGLRGARAAGAVRAVQFHTVGFLLVERNRERSPVQSPAEGDLWSASTAGGDPALARALTRPADPDRLFATSVRALVDGLLAGSSKEGRSTGGDRG encoded by the coding sequence GTGGCGCGATCGGCGCTGACCCGTGAGGAGGTCCTCGTGACCGCCGCCGGACTGGTGCGGCAGCACGGTCCGCAGAGCCTCACCATGCGCAGCCTGGCCACCGAACTGGGCACCGCCGTCACCTCGATCTACTGGCACGTCGGCAACCGCGAGTCGCTGCTGGACGCCCTCGTCGAGCGCACCGTCCAGGAGATGGGCACCCTGCGCCCCACCGGCCGGGCCCCGGCAGCCCGGATCGTCTCCGTGGCCCGCGGGCTGCGCCGTGAGCTGCGCGCCCGCCCGCATCTCATCGCGATGGTCCACGAACGGGGGCTGACGGAACGGATGTTCCTGCCGGCGCAGCAGGCGCTCGTCCATGAGGTGCACGCCGCCGGGCTCCGCGGCGCGCGGGCGGCGGGCGCGGTCCGGGCGGTGCAGTTCCACACCGTCGGCTTCCTGCTGGTGGAGCGCAACCGGGAGCGGTCCCCCGTCCAGTCACCGGCCGAGGGCGATCTGTGGAGCGCGTCGACGGCGGGCGGCGATCCGGCACTGGCCCGCGCGCTGACCCGGCCCGCCGACCCGGACCGGCTGTTCGCCACCTCCGTACGGGCCCTGGTGGACGGGCTGCTGGCAGGCTCGTCGAAGGAGGGACGGTCCACCGGCGGGGACCGGGGGTGA
- a CDS encoding DEDDh family exonuclease — protein sequence MTMLDDRQTAAPWPTAYPQGYAVVDVETTGLARDDRIISAAVYRLDAQGNVEDHWYTLVNPERDPGPVWIHGLTSDVLEGAPLFPEVAAQLSERLADRVLVAHNAAFDWSMLAREYARASVIAPVQQRLCTIALSKELRLPLPNHKLESLAAHFGVVQQRAHHALDDARVLAEAFRPSLHAAADGGLRLPLLECRPLTEWSDSPVTPRVGYQASYGARTSWRPSRKRPSCPYPNPGRYEKDKPLMQGMRVAFSGDTSIDRELLEDRAVEAGLHVATSVSRLTSLLVTNDPDAATSKTLKAKSFGTPILEESAFTHLLRDVAASSKGSSPAPSSE from the coding sequence GTGACCATGCTCGACGACCGTCAGACCGCAGCACCGTGGCCGACCGCCTACCCGCAGGGGTACGCGGTCGTCGACGTGGAGACCACCGGACTCGCACGGGACGACCGGATAATCTCCGCCGCCGTCTACCGCCTGGACGCGCAGGGCAACGTCGAGGACCACTGGTACACCCTGGTCAACCCGGAGCGGGACCCCGGCCCCGTCTGGATCCACGGGCTGACCAGTGACGTACTCGAAGGCGCCCCGCTCTTCCCCGAGGTCGCCGCCCAGCTCTCCGAGCGGCTCGCCGACCGCGTCCTGGTCGCGCACAACGCCGCCTTCGACTGGTCGATGCTCGCCCGGGAGTACGCGCGGGCCTCGGTGATCGCCCCGGTCCAGCAGCGGCTGTGCACCATCGCGCTCTCCAAGGAGCTGCGGCTGCCGCTGCCCAACCACAAGCTGGAGTCACTGGCCGCGCACTTCGGGGTCGTGCAGCAGCGCGCGCACCACGCGCTGGACGATGCCCGGGTGCTGGCCGAGGCGTTCCGCCCGAGTCTGCACGCGGCGGCGGACGGCGGGCTGCGGCTGCCGCTGCTGGAGTGCCGGCCGCTGACCGAGTGGTCGGACTCCCCCGTCACCCCGCGGGTCGGCTACCAGGCCTCGTACGGTGCCCGGACCAGCTGGCGTCCCTCGCGCAAGCGTCCGTCCTGCCCGTATCCGAACCCGGGGCGGTACGAGAAGGACAAGCCTCTGATGCAGGGCATGCGGGTGGCGTTCTCCGGGGACACCTCGATCGACCGTGAGCTGCTGGAGGACCGGGCGGTGGAGGCCGGGCTGCATGTGGCGACCAGCGTCTCCCGGCTGACCAGTCTGCTCGTGACCAATGACCCGGACGCGGCGACGTCGAAGACGCTGAAGGCCAAGTCGTTCGGCACCCCGATCCTGGAGGAGAGCGCGTTCACCCATCTCCTGCGGGATGTGGCCGCGTCATCGAAGGGCTCGTCGCCGGCGCCGTCATCGGAGTGA
- a CDS encoding SURF1 family protein, which yields MYRFLLTRQWLILALLALVMIPTMVELGFWQLHRHEHKVAQNSLISHNLKAKPVPVAALTSPGHTVPRSDYWRAVKATGTYDEKHQVVVRRRTSTDGSIGFHVLVPFDLRGGGTVMINRGWIPTADDQRAFPDVPAAPKGEVTVTGRLKADETTGSSGIKDLSDLPDRQVMLINSAEQSKLLSRPVLGGYLEQTGPVPSGDTPELIEAPDDSSIGPHMAYAVQWWLFAAGVPVGYVVLARREKRDLVAAAAAAADAQAAPAEPGTPEPAKA from the coding sequence GTGTACCGCTTCCTGTTGACCCGGCAGTGGCTGATCCTCGCCCTCCTTGCCCTCGTCATGATTCCCACGATGGTCGAGCTGGGCTTCTGGCAGCTGCACCGGCATGAGCACAAGGTCGCGCAGAACTCCCTGATCTCGCACAACCTCAAGGCGAAGCCGGTTCCGGTCGCCGCGCTCACCTCCCCCGGCCACACCGTCCCGCGCTCCGACTACTGGCGTGCGGTGAAGGCCACCGGAACGTACGACGAGAAGCACCAGGTCGTGGTGCGCCGCAGGACCTCCACCGACGGCAGCATCGGCTTCCACGTACTGGTCCCGTTCGACCTCAGGGGCGGCGGCACGGTGATGATCAACCGTGGCTGGATCCCCACCGCCGACGACCAGCGCGCCTTCCCCGACGTACCGGCCGCGCCGAAGGGCGAAGTGACCGTCACCGGGCGGCTCAAGGCCGACGAGACGACGGGCAGCAGCGGCATCAAGGACCTCTCGGACCTGCCGGACCGCCAGGTGATGCTGATCAACAGCGCCGAGCAGTCCAAGCTGCTCTCCCGGCCGGTCCTCGGCGGCTACCTGGAGCAGACCGGGCCCGTACCGTCCGGCGACACCCCCGAGCTGATCGAGGCTCCCGACGACAGCTCCATCGGCCCGCACATGGCGTACGCCGTGCAGTGGTGGCTGTTCGCCGCCGGTGTTCCGGTCGGTTATGTGGTGCTGGCCCGCCGCGAGAAGCGCGACCTGGTGGCGGCAGCGGCCGCGGCCGCCGACGCGCAGGCCGCCCCGGCCGAGCCCGGAACGCCCGAGCCCGCGAAGGCCTGA
- a CDS encoding glycoside hydrolase family 15 protein, translating into MTPRIEDYALIGDLQTAALVGKNGSVDWLCLPRFDSGACFAALLGDEDNGHWRIAPKGVDNCTRRAYAGESLVLETFWETRTGTVKVIDFMPQRDKVPDVMRIIEGVSGTVDMTSVIRLRFDFGSVVPWMRRSQGHRVAVAGPDSAWLRSEPPVKTWGQQFSTCSSFSVSAGEQVAFVLTWHPSHSPRPDLVDPYEALKSTLSDWAEWSARCKYRGPYREAVVRSLITLKALTFGPTGGIVAAPTTSLPEEVGGVRNWDYRFCWLRDSTLTLGALISAGYLEEAGAWRDWLLRAVAGDPADLQIMYGLAGERRLPEVELTWLRGYENSAPVRIGNAAVRQRQLDVYGEVIDSLRLAHEAGLGEKPHAWNLQLSLLGFLESTWREPDEGLWEIRGQRRHFVHSKVMAWVAADRAVRSLEENPSLTGDADRWRAMRDAVHREVCEKGYDPVRNTFTQSYGSRDLDAATLLIAHTGFLPPDDPRFVGTVNAVRDELGSDGLVSRYSTDGASIDGLPGGEGAFLACSFWLADALRMTGRAEEATELFERLLALRNDVGLLAEEYDTVAMRQLGNFPQAFSHIGLVGTAVALAEAECRESTAPGEAAG; encoded by the coding sequence GTGACCCCACGTATCGAGGACTACGCCCTCATCGGCGATCTCCAGACAGCCGCCCTGGTCGGAAAAAACGGTTCTGTCGACTGGCTGTGTCTTCCCCGCTTCGACTCGGGCGCCTGCTTCGCCGCCCTGCTCGGAGACGAGGACAACGGCCACTGGCGCATCGCGCCGAAGGGCGTGGACAACTGCACCCGGCGCGCCTACGCGGGCGAATCCCTCGTCCTGGAGACGTTCTGGGAGACCCGCACCGGCACGGTCAAGGTCATCGACTTCATGCCGCAGCGCGACAAGGTACCCGATGTGATGCGGATCATCGAGGGTGTCAGCGGCACCGTCGACATGACCTCCGTGATCCGGCTGCGCTTCGACTTCGGCTCGGTCGTGCCCTGGATGAGACGCTCGCAGGGCCACCGAGTGGCGGTCGCGGGGCCGGACTCCGCGTGGCTGCGCAGCGAGCCGCCGGTCAAGACCTGGGGCCAGCAGTTCTCCACCTGCTCCTCGTTCAGCGTCTCCGCCGGGGAACAGGTGGCGTTCGTCCTGACCTGGCACCCCTCGCACTCGCCCCGGCCCGATCTCGTCGACCCGTACGAGGCGCTGAAGAGCACGCTGTCCGACTGGGCCGAGTGGTCCGCCCGCTGCAAGTACCGGGGGCCCTACCGGGAGGCCGTGGTCCGTTCGCTGATCACCCTGAAGGCGCTCACCTTCGGCCCGACGGGCGGCATCGTGGCGGCCCCGACCACCTCGCTGCCCGAGGAGGTCGGCGGCGTACGGAACTGGGACTACCGCTTCTGCTGGCTGCGGGACTCCACGCTCACCCTCGGCGCGCTGATCTCGGCCGGATATCTGGAGGAGGCCGGCGCCTGGCGGGACTGGCTGCTGCGCGCCGTCGCCGGGGACCCGGCCGATCTGCAGATCATGTACGGGCTCGCGGGCGAGCGCAGACTGCCCGAGGTGGAGCTGACGTGGCTGCGCGGTTACGAGAACTCCGCCCCGGTCCGGATCGGCAACGCCGCGGTCCGCCAGCGTCAGCTCGATGTGTACGGGGAGGTCATCGACTCGCTCCGGCTGGCCCACGAGGCGGGCCTGGGCGAAAAACCGCACGCCTGGAACCTCCAGCTCAGCCTGCTCGGCTTCCTGGAGTCCACCTGGCGCGAGCCGGACGAGGGGCTGTGGGAGATCCGCGGCCAGCGCCGCCACTTCGTGCACTCCAAGGTGATGGCCTGGGTGGCGGCCGACCGCGCCGTGCGCAGCCTGGAGGAGAACCCGTCACTGACCGGTGACGCGGACCGCTGGCGGGCGATGCGGGACGCCGTGCACCGGGAGGTGTGCGAGAAGGGGTACGACCCGGTGCGCAACACCTTCACCCAGTCGTACGGGTCACGGGACCTGGACGCCGCGACGCTCCTGATCGCCCATACCGGGTTCCTGCCGCCGGACGACCCGCGCTTCGTGGGGACGGTGAACGCGGTCCGGGACGAGCTGGGCAGTGACGGGCTGGTCAGCCGCTACAGCACCGACGGCGCCTCGATCGACGGGCTGCCCGGCGGTGAGGGCGCGTTCCTGGCCTGTTCGTTCTGGCTGGCGGACGCGTTGCGGATGACCGGGCGCGCCGAGGAGGCCACCGAACTGTTCGAGCGGCTGCTGGCGCTCCGCAACGACGTGGGGCTGCTCGCCGAGGAGTACGACACGGTCGCCATGCGCCAGCTCGGCAACTTCCCGCAGGCCTTCAGCCACATCGGGCTGGTGGGAACGGCCGTCGCGCTGGCCGAGGCAGAGTGCCGCGAGAGCACGGCACCGGGCGAGGCGGCAGGATAG
- a CDS encoding SDR family oxidoreductase, which produces MDLGLKDRVYIVTGATRGLGNAAARALAADGAKVIVTGRDEKRAEAAAAELGPDAVGLAADNADPASAQQLVDTAHERFGRLDGILISVGGPAPGFLADNTDEQWQSAFESVFLGAVRLARASAAVLGEGGVIGFVLSGSVHEPIAGLTISNGLRPGLAGFAKSLANELGPRGIRVVGVLPARIDTDRVRELDALSGDAEAARTANEARIPLRRYGRPEEFGRTAAFLLSPAASYLTGIMVPVDGGYRHGF; this is translated from the coding sequence ATGGATCTTGGACTGAAGGACCGTGTGTACATCGTCACCGGCGCGACCCGGGGGCTGGGCAACGCCGCCGCGCGCGCACTGGCCGCCGACGGCGCGAAGGTGATCGTCACCGGCCGGGACGAGAAGCGTGCCGAGGCGGCCGCCGCCGAACTGGGGCCGGACGCCGTCGGGCTCGCCGCCGACAACGCCGACCCGGCCTCGGCGCAGCAACTGGTGGATACCGCGCACGAGCGGTTCGGCCGGCTCGACGGCATCCTCATCAGCGTCGGCGGTCCGGCGCCCGGCTTCCTCGCGGACAACACCGACGAGCAGTGGCAGTCGGCCTTCGAGTCGGTCTTCCTGGGCGCGGTACGTCTTGCCCGAGCGTCCGCGGCGGTGCTGGGTGAGGGCGGTGTCATCGGCTTCGTGCTCTCCGGTTCCGTCCACGAGCCGATCGCCGGACTGACCATTTCCAACGGTCTGCGCCCCGGCCTGGCCGGGTTCGCCAAGTCACTGGCCAACGAGCTCGGCCCGCGGGGCATCCGGGTGGTGGGCGTGCTGCCGGCCCGGATCGACACGGACCGGGTACGTGAACTGGACGCGCTCTCGGGCGACGCGGAGGCCGCGCGCACGGCCAACGAGGCGCGCATCCCGCTGCGCCGCTACGGCAGGCCGGAGGAGTTCGGCCGGACGGCGGCCTTCCTGCTCTCGCCCGCCGCCTCGTATCTGACCGGCATCATGGTGCCGGTCGACGGCGGCTACCGGCACGGCTTCTGA
- the amaP gene encoding alkaline shock response membrane anchor protein AmaP: MSGVLRTVNRVLLGLAGLVLVCVGGGVTAAALRLSVPSWWPWSGKNDVLLSEADRDRWRSDGWWWPTVIAVLAVLVVLALWWLLAQLRRARLAEVLVDSGDGEGALLRGRALEGVLAAESGALDGVARAQVVLTGRRSTPQARIRLLMEPHAAPEEALGRLTDEALAHAKDSAGLARLPAEVRLRAVKHRAERVS; this comes from the coding sequence GTGAGCGGCGTGCTCAGGACCGTCAACCGGGTACTGCTTGGCCTCGCCGGGCTGGTGCTGGTCTGCGTGGGCGGCGGGGTGACGGCCGCCGCGCTCAGGCTCTCCGTACCGTCCTGGTGGCCGTGGTCCGGCAAGAACGACGTACTGCTCAGCGAGGCCGACCGGGACCGCTGGCGCTCGGACGGCTGGTGGTGGCCGACGGTGATCGCGGTCCTCGCCGTCCTCGTCGTGCTCGCGCTGTGGTGGCTGCTGGCCCAGCTGCGCCGGGCCCGCCTCGCCGAGGTGCTGGTGGACAGCGGGGACGGCGAGGGCGCGCTGCTGCGCGGCCGGGCGCTGGAGGGCGTGCTCGCCGCGGAGTCGGGCGCCCTGGACGGGGTGGCCCGCGCCCAGGTCGTACTGACCGGCAGGCGCAGCACGCCACAGGCCAGGATCCGGCTGCTGATGGAGCCGCACGCGGCGCCGGAGGAAGCGCTGGGACGGCTGACCGACGAGGCGCTGGCCCATGCCAAGGACTCCGCCGGGCTGGCGCGGCTGCCCGCCGAGGTGCGGCTGAGGGCGGTCAAGCACCGCGCGGAGCGGGTGAGCTGA
- a CDS encoding DUF6286 domain-containing protein: MTEPQNPEHGTQRLPTVQPVEHGDVLELDQSASSAAYDPVPAKERGGGGAGRFWSTRRIPAGILALVVLGGAGLFLYDVAAVRAGHPAMQWRRSLADELARRPLNDVWVLTGAAVATVIGLWLIVLALTPGLRDLLPMRRDRPDVRAALDRTAAAMVLRDRAVEVSGVQSVRVRMGRSKVGVRAVSHFRELDDVRADLDTVLSTGIGELGLARPPSLSVHVRRPAKKG; encoded by the coding sequence ATGACCGAGCCCCAGAACCCGGAACACGGTACGCAGCGGCTGCCCACGGTCCAGCCGGTGGAGCACGGGGACGTGCTCGAACTCGACCAGTCCGCCTCGTCCGCCGCCTACGACCCGGTGCCCGCCAAGGAGCGGGGCGGGGGCGGCGCCGGCCGCTTCTGGTCCACGCGCCGCATCCCGGCGGGCATCCTGGCCCTGGTGGTCCTCGGCGGCGCCGGACTGTTCCTGTACGACGTGGCGGCGGTCCGCGCCGGGCATCCGGCGATGCAGTGGCGCCGCTCGCTGGCCGACGAGCTCGCCCGGCGGCCGCTGAACGACGTCTGGGTACTGACCGGTGCGGCGGTCGCGACGGTGATCGGCCTGTGGCTGATCGTCCTCGCACTCACGCCCGGACTCCGTGATCTGCTGCCGATGCGCCGCGACCGCCCGGATGTTCGGGCCGCGCTCGACCGGACGGCGGCCGCGATGGTCCTGCGCGACCGCGCCGTCGAGGTGTCCGGCGTGCAGTCGGTCCGGGTCCGGATGGGCCGGAGCAAGGTGGGGGTGCGGGCCGTCTCGCACTTCCGTGAACTCGACGACGTACGGGCCGATCTGGACACCGTGCTCTCCACGGGCATCGGGGAACTCGGCCTGGCCAGGCCGCCGAGCCTGTCCGTCCATGTCCGCCGTCCGGCGAAGAAGGGGTGA
- a CDS encoding Asp23/Gls24 family envelope stress response protein — MTDNPQWNRPENPDKDAAGGDRSTPLTKRGGGDPATRGRTTIADGVVEKIAGMAARDVVGVHAMGSGLSRTFGAVRDRVPGGGRSVTRGVKAEVGESQTALDLEIVVDYGVSIADVARDVRENVVAAVERMTGLEVVEVNIAVSDVKLPDEEDDDEQTEPRLQ; from the coding sequence ATGACCGACAATCCACAGTGGAACCGGCCCGAGAACCCCGACAAGGACGCGGCGGGTGGCGACAGGAGCACGCCACTGACCAAGCGCGGCGGGGGAGACCCCGCCACCCGCGGCCGTACGACGATCGCGGACGGTGTGGTCGAGAAGATCGCTGGAATGGCGGCACGCGACGTGGTCGGCGTGCACGCGATGGGCAGCGGCCTCTCCCGTACCTTCGGCGCGGTGCGCGACCGGGTGCCCGGAGGCGGCAGGTCCGTCACCCGTGGCGTGAAGGCCGAGGTCGGCGAGTCGCAGACCGCCCTCGACCTGGAGATCGTCGTGGACTACGGCGTGTCGATCGCCGATGTCGCCCGTGACGTACGGGAGAACGTCGTCGCGGCGGTCGAGCGGATGACTGGCCTCGAAGTCGTCGAGGTCAACATCGCGGTGAGCGATGTGAAACTGCCCGACGAGGAAGACGACGACGAACAGACCGAGCCACGTCTCCAGTAG
- a CDS encoding enoyl-CoA hydratase/isomerase family protein — MTSLDSVLDKDGVRLTVDDAIATVTLTNPAKRNAQSPALWRALTEAGRALPGSVRVVVLRGEGMSFSAGLDRQAFTPEGFDGEPSFLDMGRGPEAELDAVIAEYQEAFTWWRRNDIVSIAAVQGHAIGAGFQLALACDLRIVAEDVQFAMRETSLGLVPDLTGTHPLVHLVGYARALEICATGRFVHSAEAERTGLANLVVPAEELDGAARDLAGALLAAPRDALVETKALLSGAVSRTYEEQRTAERAAQGRRLRDLAGMFD, encoded by the coding sequence ATGACCTCGCTCGACTCCGTGCTCGACAAGGACGGCGTACGACTCACCGTCGATGACGCGATTGCCACGGTGACCCTCACCAACCCGGCCAAGCGCAACGCTCAGTCCCCCGCTCTGTGGCGGGCGTTGACAGAGGCCGGACGGGCACTGCCCGGCAGTGTGCGGGTCGTCGTTCTGCGGGGCGAAGGCATGTCCTTCTCCGCGGGTCTCGACCGGCAGGCGTTCACCCCGGAGGGGTTCGACGGTGAGCCGTCGTTCCTCGACATGGGGCGTGGCCCGGAGGCCGAGCTCGACGCGGTCATCGCCGAGTACCAGGAGGCGTTCACCTGGTGGCGACGCAACGACATCGTGTCGATCGCGGCCGTCCAGGGACATGCCATCGGTGCGGGCTTCCAACTCGCTCTCGCCTGCGATCTGCGGATTGTCGCCGAGGACGTGCAGTTCGCCATGCGCGAGACCAGCCTCGGTCTGGTGCCCGACCTCACCGGCACGCACCCCCTGGTGCACCTGGTGGGGTACGCCCGCGCGCTCGAAATCTGCGCCACCGGCCGCTTCGTGCACTCCGCCGAGGCCGAGCGCACCGGCCTGGCCAACCTCGTGGTGCCCGCCGAGGAGCTCGACGGAGCCGCCCGCGACCTGGCCGGCGCCCTGCTGGCCGCCCCGCGCGACGCCCTCGTCGAGACCAAGGCCCTGCTGAGCGGGGCCGTCTCCCGTACGTACGAGGAGCAGCGCACCGCCGAACGGGCCGCGCAGGGCCGCCGGCTGCGCGACCTCGCGGGCATGTTCGACTGA
- a CDS encoding helix-turn-helix domain-containing protein, with product MAETLKKGSRVTGAARDKLAADLKKKYDSGASIRALAEETGRSYGFVHRMLSESGVTLRGRGGATRGKKAATA from the coding sequence GTGGCCGAGACTCTGAAGAAGGGCAGCCGGGTAACCGGCGCCGCGCGCGACAAGCTCGCGGCAGACCTGAAGAAGAAGTACGACTCCGGTGCGAGCATCCGGGCGTTGGCCGAGGAAACCGGCCGCTCCTATGGGTTCGTCCACCGGATGCTCAGCGAGTCCGGAGTGACGCTGCGAGGACGTGGCGGAGCGACACGAGGCAAGAAGGCTGCGACGGCCTGA